One window of Hydractinia symbiolongicarpus strain clone_291-10 chromosome 3, HSymV2.1, whole genome shotgun sequence genomic DNA carries:
- the LOC130635647 gene encoding remodeling and spacing factor 1-like produces the protein MIGKKKMTDQQNTEQDINNEKKNDEPKKDVDMMTESEFDIVNEGQIENDNKDDITETVKINDDKLKNDGTSENIKDNISNEKIEEEEEEEEIVTENVFIDKYSGRTSQIPDFAVVYSFLDMFGIFLDLPYVSINDLEQSIDSTKELAKKDDQGILELLHIKLFRRLNKSSRFSSLASGQADRLARTILKFTQLIDLSCAWDLEQFGYHILSSAQRLTILKSLCEVQFDENAKFRTSLQEAFKIDPATSLRLMPFGYEQEGLNIWLHEDRDFDIRVYAGEEDDVSGNTWKIRAGTLDDLDVYISQLKQQTEVNPKDIAAEKVKERRAKKEEERDKRRNERELRRQEMEQKKKEQEKKTKGKTRRSKQKKEDIVMSESESSSEEDDGCARCYANKQCDLVLLCDGCDAAYHTLCLRPPVMIIPEGDWYCPFCQQMKLIEKLQAKLADLRGKIRAKERKSKRLDFYGIRAANILEQSSDEGLGRRRAARKVDYNFTDYDQMISEAVSTYKKKDNGQHGDGAAERQHHHDGERRSKRVLGKRKKLNDLNSDDDEYSSGSNYEMSDSDVDRRDDMRDFLVDDDYDEMEERHRNKYLRRSKRNQDKNSRGVRRRYDNGGGSGNEDILSDSDDGFGPRRSRRRTRLTKVARYAENYSDESDTNVTENDKDTDEWKEEDTGEEVVEEDEMVSASDSAETDNLETPQRPRLRAKKFNIKKKQNVIDSDDEDEDVPYDDESDEKEEEIEENGEEGSKEEGEDEKKEDELKKKENKGDVIDNKKDDCCNPEKDVGDESCQQKVEKSDTNETNKPDVKALESQTLGTTPTTKSLPNDSSAQSCSENPLDGNNCLPPDNANVLSSHTSASINAVTTSSTPRPPPMLPLRGHFDCNDSSSVNSTSNVAETIHSTMSPEINVRMPISRHPGMNPYASPSTASHQPYRPYHNQSSSMNLPMRPRASYPYPPTDRVPHSGQSFSSQPYPPRHWSGMRYPHNYYHGSHHPSAITPSKFYEPSWNSPEIASDWRYQPQSEAPQNAMNSRQYFMEREKMYKKQVREQAKLQKDMKKMQKMREKEERRRTASPPLFQEQKAAKNIGYFKNMVISSDGTQDKQSPGSFPPFSPARL, from the exons ATGATTGGG aaaaagaaaatgacgGATCAACAAAATACTGAGCAAGatataaataatgaaaaaaagaatGATGAACCCAAAAAGGATGTTGACATGATGACTGAAAGTGAGTTTGACATAGTGAATGAAGGTCAGATTGAGAATGACAATAAGGATGACATCACAGAAACTGTAAAAATTAATGATGATAAACTCAAGAATGATGGCACTAGTGAAAATATAAAAGACAATATATCTAATGAAAAaatcgaagaagaagaagaagaagaagaaatagtgactgaaaatgtttttattgataAATACTCTGGAAGGACTTCTCAAATTCCAGATTTTGCGGTAGTGTATTCATTCTTGGACATGTTTGGCATATTTTTGGACTTACCATACGTTAGCATAAATGATTTAGAACAATCTATTGACTCTACAAAAGAATTAGCAAAGAAGG ATGATCAAGGTATCTTGGAACTTTTGCATATTAAACTATTTCGACGACTTAACAAATCATCCCGTTTTTCTTCACTTGCAAGCGGTCAAGCCGATCGATTAGCAAGAACAATACTAAAG TTCACGCAGCTAATTGATCTAAGCTGTGCTTGGGACCTAGAACAATTTGGATATCATATATTGAGCAGTGCTCAGAGATTGACAATTCTGAAG AGCCTCTGTGAGGTGCAATTTGACGAGAATGCAAAATTTCGAACCAGTTTACAAGAAGCATTCAAAATAGATCCTGCTACATCACTTCGATTGATGCCATTTGGATATGAGCAAGAAGGATTAAATATCTGGCTGCACGAA GATAGAGATTTTGACATCCGAGTGTACGCTGGGGAAGAAGATGATGTATCGGGAAATACTTGGAAAATCAGAGCAGG caCTCTGGATGATTTGGATGTTTACATATCTCAACTAAAGCAACAAACAGAAGTCAATCCGAAAGATATTGCAGCTGAAAAAGTTAAAGAGAGACGGGCCAAGAAGGAGGAGGAGCGTGATAAAAGAAGGAACGAAAGAGAGCTTAGACGACAAGAGAtggaacagaaaaaaaaagaacaagaaaagaAAACGAAAGGAAAAACGAGACGTtcgaaacaaaaaaaag agGACATCGTTATGTCCGAATCGGAATCTTCGAGCGAAGAGGATGACGGATGTGCGCGCTGTTACGCCAACAAGCAATGCGATTTG GTTCTTCTCTGCGATGGATGTGACGCAGCGTATCACACGTTGTGCTTACGACCGCCTGTTATGATCATTCCAGAAGGTGACTGGTATTGTCCATTCTGTCAACAG atGAAACTGATCGAAAAACTGCAAGCGAAACTTGCGGACCTACGTGGAAAGATACGTGCAAAAGAGCGGAAATCTAAAAG GTTGGATTTTTACGGTATACGAGCAGCCAACATACTGGAACAG TCAAGTGACGAAGGCCTCGGACGACGAAGAGCAGCCAGAAAAGTGGATTACAATTTCACTGATTACGATCAAATGATATCTGAAGCAGTTTCGACctacaaaaaaaaagataacgGACAGCACGGAGATGGAGCCGCAGAACGACAACACCACCACGATGGAGAACGCCGCTCAAAAAG GGTTCTTGGCAAAAGGAAAAAACTGAACGACTTAAATAGCGATGACGATGAATATTCCAGTGGATCAAACTATGAAATGAGTGATTCTGATGTTGATCGACGCGATGATATGAGAGATTTCCTTGTTGATGATGATTACGACGAAATGGAAGAAAGACATCGCAATAAGTATCTGAGGCGAAGTAAAAGAAATCAAGATAAAAATTCTCGTGGTGTAAGACGTCGTTATGACAACGGCGGCGGTAGTGGGAACGAAGACATCTTAAGCGATAGCGACGACGGTTTTGGACCGCGTCGTTCAAGAAGACGAACCCGTTTGACGAAGGTAGCCAGATACGCGGAAAATTATTCAGATGAAAGTGATACAAACGTTACAGAAAATGATAAAGACACAGACGAATGGAAAGAAGAAGATACCGGTGAAGAAGTGGTAGAGGAGGATGAAATGGTCAGTGCGTCCGATAGCGCCGAAACTGATAACCTGGAAACGCCTCAACGACCTCGTTTGCGTgctaaaaagtttaatattaaaaagaaacagaacGTGATCGATTCGGATGATGAGGACGAAGATGTACCATATGACGATGAAAGTGACGAAAAAGAGGAGGAGATAGAAGAAAACGGAGAGGAGGGTAGTAAAGAAGAGGGGGAGGATGAGAAAAAGGAGGATGAactaaaaaagaaggaaaataaGGGGGACGTAATAGATAATAAAAAAGACGACTGTTGTAATCCTGAGAAAGACGTTGGAGATGAAAGTTGTCAACAAAAAGTTGAAAAGAGCGATACTAATGAAACAAATAAACCTGATGTGAAAGCTTTGGAGAGTCAAACTTTAGGAACAACACCAACTACAAAATCACTTCCGAATGATTCCAGTGCCCAAAGTTGCAGTGAAAATCCACTTGATGGTAACAATTGTTTACCTCCTGACAATGCAAATGTATTGTCTTCCCATACTTCAGCCAGCATTAACGCTGTCACAACAAGTTCAACTCCGCGCCCACCACCTATGCTGCCATTGAGAGGTCATTTCGACTGCAACGATAGCTCCTCGGTCAACTCGACATCAAATGTGGCAGAAACGATTCATTCCACAATGTCACCAGAAATCAATGTGCGTATGCCAATAAGCCGCCATCCTGGCATGAATCCGTATGCTAGCCCATCGACCGCATCGCATCAACCTTATCGACCGTACCATAATCAATCTTCATCTATGAACTTACCAATGCGACCAAGAGCATCCTACCCTTATCCGCCTACAGATCGTGTGCCACACTCTGGTCAATCTTTTTCCTCTCAGCCGTATCCACCACGACATTGGTCAGGCATGAGATATCCCCACAATTATTACCATGGCTCGCATCACccatcagcgattacaccaaGTAAGTTTTACGAACCCAGTTGGAATTCTCCTGAGATCGCAAGTGATTGGCGTTATCAGCCGCAATCGGAGGCTCCGCAAAATGCTATGAACAGTAGGCAATATTTTATGGAACGTGAAAAGATGTATAAAAAGCAGGTTAGGGAACAGGCTAAATTACAGAAGGAtatgaaaaaaatgcaaaagatGAGAGAGAAGGAGGAAAGAAGGAGAACGGCTTCGCCACCGTTGTTTCAAGAGCAAAAGGCGGCAAAAAATATaggctattttaaaaatatggttATATCTTCGGACGGTACACAAGATAAACAAAGCCCTGGTAGTTTTCCTCCGTTTAGTCCAGCTAGACTTTAA